TAATCCTCTCTGTGGCCCTGCTGGCCCTGGCCCCCGCACTCGTTCTGGCCCAGGATGCCCCCAAGAAGCCCGTCAAGGCGGCTGCCAAAGCCACCACCAAAGCCGCCCCCAAGCCCACCAGCAGCCGCATCCAGCTCAAGAGTGCCGCGAAAAACGTGGCCGCTGGTATCGAGGCCGCCGAAGCCGCCCTGACCCCCGCCGAAATGGCGATTGCCGATCGCGTGCAAGTTGGTGCCGTGCCCTGCGAGTTGGGCACCACCGTCACGCTGGTGGCCGATGCCAAATACCCCGGGTACTTCAACGTGCAGGTCAAGAACCTCAAATACCGCATGTTCCCTGTGGAAACCAGCACCGGAGCCATCCGCCTGGAAGACCAGAAGGCTGGCGCCGTGTGGTTGCAGTTGGGCAATAAATCCATGCTGATGAACCAGAAGCTGGGCCAGCGCCTGGCCGACGAGTGCATGACCCCCCAGCAGGTCGCCGTGGCCGAGTCGCTCCGGTTGAATCCGGCACAAAGCGTGCTTAACGCACCCGCACAGGCTGTTTCGCAACCCGACGTTGCCGCCAAATAAAACCCTTCCGTCTGCCCCCACGATTATTTGAACCAGGAGAAACCATGTTGCAAGCCTATGCCGCCCATGTTGCCGAGCGCGCCGCCCTCGGCATTCCCCCGCTGCCCCTGTCTGCCAAGCAGACCGGCGAGCTGATCGAACTGCTGAAGAGCCCGCCCGCAGGCGAAGAAGCCAACCTGCTCAACCTGATCACCCACCGCATTCCCGCCGGTGTGGACGATGCCGCCAAGGTCAAGGCCAGCTACCTGGCCGCCGTGGCCCATGGCACCGAAAAATGCCCCCTGCTGACGCGTGAAAAAGCCACCGAACTGCTGGGCACCATGCTGGGCGGCTACAACATCAGCCCCATGATCGACCTGTTGGACGACGCATCTGCCACCGTGGCCGAAGCCGCGGCCGCCGGTTTGAAGAAAACCCTGCTGATGTTCGACCAGTTCCATGACGTGCAGGAAAAGGCTGAAAAGGGCAACCCCTACGCCAAGTCCGTGCTGCAAAGCTGGGCCGACGCCGAGTGGTTCACCAGCCGCCCTGAAGTGCCGAAAAGCATCACCGTGAGCATCTTCAAGGTGGCCGGTGAAATCAACACCGACGACCTGTCCCCCGCGCCTGACGCCTGGAGCCGCCCCGACATTCCGTTGCACGCCCTGGCCATGCACAAGAATGCCCGCCCCGGCATCGTGCCCGAAGAAGACGGCAAACGCGGCCCCATCAAGTTCCTGGAAGACCTGCGCGCCAAAGGCCACCTTGTGGCCTACGTGGGCGACGTGGTCGGTACGGGCTCCAGCCGCAAGTCGGCCACCAACTCGGTGCTGTGGTTTACCGGCGAAGACATTCCTTTTGTGCCGAACAAACGTTTCGGTGGCGTGTGCCTGGGCAGCAAGATTGCCCCGATCTTCTACAACACCATGGAAGACTCGGGCGCGCTGCCGATCGAACTCGACGTAAGCCAGATGGCCATGGGCGACGTGGTCGAACTGCTGCCCTACGAAGGCAAGGCGCTGAAAGACGGCAAGGTCATCGCCGAGTTCTCGCTGAAAAGCGACGTGCTGTTTGACGAAGTGCGTGCCGGTGGCCGCATTCCCCTGATCATTGGCCGAGGCCTGACCGCCAAGGCGCGTGAAGCGCTAGGCCTGCCTGTGTCCACCCTGTTCCGCCTGCCGCAAAACCCGGTGGACACCCATAAGGGCTTCACCCTGGCGCAAAAGATGGTCGGTCGCGCCTGCGGTCTGCCAGCGGGCCAGGGCGTGCGTCCCGGTACCTACTGCGAACCCAAAATGACCTCGGTCGGCTCGCAAGACACCACCGGCCCCATGACCCGCGACGAGCTGAAAGACCTGGCCTGCCTGGGCTTCAGCGCCGACCTGGTGATGCAATCCTTCTGCCACACCGCCGCCTACCCCAAGCCGGTGGACGTGAAGATGCACCACGAGCTGCCCGACTTCATGAGCACCCGTGGCGGCGTGCCCCTGCGCCCCGGTGACGGCATCATCCACAGCTGGCTGAACCGCATGCTGCTGCCCGATACCGTGGGCACCGGCGGCGACAGCCACACCCGTTTCCCCATCGGCATCAGCTTCCCCGCTGGCTCCGGCCTGGTCGCCTTCGGCGCGGCCACCGGCGTGATGCCTTTGGACATGCCCGAGAGCGTGCTGGTGCGTTTCAAGGGCGAAATGCAGCCCGGCATCACGCTGCGCGATCTGGTCAACGCGATTCCGCTGTACGCCATCAAGGCCGGTCTGCTGACCGTGGCCAAGCAAGGCAAAAAGAACATCTTCTCGGGCCGCATCCTGGAAATAGAAGGCCTGCCCAACCTGAAGGTCGAGCAAGCATTTGAGCTGAGCGACGCCTCGGCCGAGCGTTCCGCGGGCGGCTGCACCGTGCACCTGAACAAAGAGCCGATCATCGAGTACATCAACAGCAACATCACCATGCTGAAGTGGATGATTGCCACCGGTTATTCCGATGTGCGCACCATCAACCGCCGCATCAAGGCGATGGAAGCCTGGCTGGCCAACCCCGAGCTGATGCACGGCGATGCCGATGCCGAGTACGCTGCCGTCATCGAAATCGACCTGGCCGACATCCATGAGCCAATCGTGGCTTGCCCGAACGACCCGGACGACGTGAAGACCCTGGCCGAAGTCGAAGGTAGCAAGATCGATGAAGTCTTCATCGGCTCCTGCATGACCAACATCGGCCACTTCCGCGCCGCCTCCAAGCTGCTGGAAAACAAGCGTGACATCCCCGTCAAGCTGTGGATGGCACCGCCCACCAAGATGGATGCCAAGCAGTTGTCTGAAGAAGGCCATTACGGCGTGCTCGGTTCTGCCGGCGCCCGCATGGAAATGCCGGGCTGCAGCCTGTGCATGGGCAACCAGGCGCAGGTGAAAGAGGGCGCCACCGTGTTCTCTACCTCCACCCGCAACTTCCCCAACCGTTTGGGCAAGAACAGCAATGTGTACCTGGGTTCGGCCGAACTGGCCGCCATCTGCTCCAAGCTGGGCCGCATCCCCACCAAGGCCGAGTACATGGCCGACATGGGCGTGCTGACCAAAGACAGCGCGAAGATCTACCAGTACCTGAACTTCGACAAGGTGAAGGATTACACCGACTTGGCCGACACGGTGAAAGACACCGCATCGGTATAAGCATCGTGTGCGCGGAGGGCTGTTGACAGCTCTCCGGCAGGGCCACTCGGAAGGCGCAGGTAGCTATATAAATGATAGCTGCCTGCGCTTTTTGCATAAGCGCTAGAGGCCCATTTTTAAGCCATTTTCGGCTTCGGGGGCGCGACACGGTGGTGCGCTGCGGGCAGCAGCGTCAGCTGCCACCGCAAGGCGGTGTAGGCCGACATCCCGAACACACACCATTCACATCCAGTAGCAATTTTTCTGGCGTATAACCGGGGGAACCTGTCAACAGACAGTGGCATCTACCGTTGTGGTAACACTAGAAATGGAATGGACACTATGGCACACACACTACTTTCCTTGCGCACTTCCGTCATCGCCTGCACCGTGGCCGCGCTGGCTCTGGGTGGCTGCGCCAACATGAGCGAAACGCAAAAGGGCACGGCCACCGGCGCAGGCATTGGCGCGCTGGCGGGCGTGATCATCGGTGACAGCAAAGGTGGCGCAGCCATCGGTGCCGGGCTAGGCGCGTTGGGCGGCTACGTCTGGTCCAAGCACATGCAGGACAAAAAAGCGGCAATGGAGCAGGCCACTGCAGGCACGGGTGTGGCGGTTACCCAAACGGCCGACAACCAGCTCAAGCTGAACATCCCCAGCGACATCTCATTTGACACGGGTCGGGCCAACATCAAGCCCAACCTGCGTCCCATCCTGGACCAGTTTGCCAACGGCCTGCAAAACCAGCCCAATACCGAGGTGCGCATCATCGGCCATACCGATAGCACCGGCAGCGACGCCATCAATGAACCCCTGTCGCTTGACCGGGCCGACAGCGCCCGCGACTACCTGGCTTCCCGTGGTGTCGATGCACGTCGCATCCTGGTGGCAGGCCGGGGCTCGCGTGAACCTGTGGCCGACAACAACAGCGATGCCGGACGCGCCCGCAACCGCCGGGTAGAAATCTTCCTGGCCGAACGCGCAGTGAAATAAGGCCCGGCCCATAAAAAAAGCCCGTGGAACCTTGGGGTTCCACGGGCTTTTTGACGTCTGCGCGATCAGTGCGACTTGGTTACCAGCTCAAAGTGTTCCACCACGGGCGGGCTGGCGAAGAACGGTCCGACGATGGCGCGCCACTCGGCAAACGCCGGGCTTTCGCGGAAGCCGACGTTGTGGGCCTCGACCGAAGTCCAGAAGATCTGCAGAACGTAGCGCTCAGGGCTTTCGATCCCCTTGTTGACCTTGTAGCCCTGGCAGCCTGCATTCTTGCTGATGACGGTCTCCAGGCCCCGCGTGATGGCCTCGTCAAAAGCGGCCTGCTGGCCGGGGTGGATGCGGATGTCGGCAATTTCCAGAATCATGGTGTGTCTCGGTAGGGGTTACAAAACCTCGCTGGCAAAGTCGGCCAGGCGCGAACGCTCGCCGCGCGCCAGCATGATGTGCCCGCTGTGGGGCCAGCCCTTGAACTTGTCCACGGCAAAGGTCAGGCCGGAGGAGCCTTCGGTCAGGTAGGGGGTGTCGATCTGCTGCAGGTTGCCCATGCAGATGATCTTGGTGCCCGGGCCAGCGCGGGTGATCAGGGTCTTCATCTGCTTGGGCGTCAGATTCTGCGCCTCGTCGATGATGACGTACTTGTTCAGGAAGGTGCGGCCGCGCATGAAGTTCATGCTCTTGATCTTGATGCGTGAGCGGATCAGCTCGTTGGTGGCCGAGCGGCCCCATTCGCCTGCGCTGGTCTCGGTTTTGGCCAGCACTTCCAGGTTGTCGTCCAGCGCGCCCATCCAGGGGCCCATTTTTTCTTCTTCGGTGCCAGGCAGGAAGCCGATGTCTTCACCGACGCTGACGGTGGCCCGCGTCATGATGATTTCGGTGTAGCGGCGCTCGTCCAGCACTTGGGTCAGGCCCGCCGCCAGCGCCATCAGGGTCTTGCCGGTGCCTGCGTTGCCGGTCAGGGTGACGAAATCGACTTCGGGGTCGAGCAGCAGGTTCATCGCGAAGTTCTGTTCGCGGTTGCGGGTGGTGACGCCCCAGACGGCGTGCTTGAGGTGGTTGTAGTCCTTCAGCGTCTTGAGCACCGCGGTTTTGGCCCGGATTTCGGTGACGCGGGCGTACAGGTTGGGTTCGCCGGGCGCCTCGAAGTAGACAAACTGGTTCACCATCATCTCGGGCACGATGGGGCCGGAGATGCGGTAGAAGGTGTACAGGCCTTGCTGCCAGCTTTCCACGGTTTTGCCGTGCTTGGTCCAGAAGTCGGCGGGCAGGGCCAGCGCGCCGGAGTACAGGAATTCGCCGTCGTCCAGCGCCTTGTCACTCTGGTAGTCCTCGGCGGCCAGGCCCAGGGCCCGGGCCTTGACACGCATGTTGATGTCTTTGGACACCAGCACTACCTCGCGGCCTGGGTGCAAGGGGCGCAGCGCCTCGACCACGCCCAGAATCTGGTTGTCGGCCTTACCCTGGGGCAGGCTGATGGGCAGGGTGTAGTTGAGGGTCTGGGTCTGGAAGAACAGCTTGCCACCGGCTTCCAGGTGGCCCGTGGTGTCCAGCTTCAGGCCCAGGCCCATGTCGGCTTCCTTGGCGCCGGCCAGCGCGTCCAGCGAGCGGCTGGTCTGGCGGGCGTTGCGGGCCACTTCGGTCATGCCCTTTTTGTTGCTGTCGAGTTCTTCGAGCACGATCATCGGCAAGAAGATGTCATGCTCTTCAAACCGGTACAGGCACATCGGATCGTGCATCAGCACATTGGTGTCCAGCACAAACAGCTTGGCCGGTCCGATGCTCTTGGGTGCTTTGCGTTTGGGTACAGGCTCTTGCAGCAGGGCAGCGTTGCGGTTGCGCGCGGGGGCTTCGCTGGGCTTGTCAATGCTGGGGATCGGTTTGGGTGCTTCTGGCGCGGGCTTTTCGCGTTTGAGCTCCGCCACGGGCTCCAGGCTGCGGGCCTGCGGTTTCTCTTGCAAGGCGGATCCGTTGGCCGCAGCTTTGGGTGCCCGGCTGGTTCCCGTTCTTTTGATGGACTTGGCAACCACGTCATAGGCTTCACGGGCCAAGGTGGCAGCGCGCTTGGTGGGGGCGGGAGGCAATGGCATAGGGCGTGGGACTCGCTCGTTAAAAAAGACAGTCTGAAAACGCAAAAGCCGCCAGGCAGGCCGG
This sequence is a window from Rhodoferax sp. WC2427. Protein-coding genes within it:
- the acnB gene encoding bifunctional aconitate hydratase 2/2-methylisocitrate dehydratase, giving the protein MLQAYAAHVAERAALGIPPLPLSAKQTGELIELLKSPPAGEEANLLNLITHRIPAGVDDAAKVKASYLAAVAHGTEKCPLLTREKATELLGTMLGGYNISPMIDLLDDASATVAEAAAAGLKKTLLMFDQFHDVQEKAEKGNPYAKSVLQSWADAEWFTSRPEVPKSITVSIFKVAGEINTDDLSPAPDAWSRPDIPLHALAMHKNARPGIVPEEDGKRGPIKFLEDLRAKGHLVAYVGDVVGTGSSRKSATNSVLWFTGEDIPFVPNKRFGGVCLGSKIAPIFYNTMEDSGALPIELDVSQMAMGDVVELLPYEGKALKDGKVIAEFSLKSDVLFDEVRAGGRIPLIIGRGLTAKAREALGLPVSTLFRLPQNPVDTHKGFTLAQKMVGRACGLPAGQGVRPGTYCEPKMTSVGSQDTTGPMTRDELKDLACLGFSADLVMQSFCHTAAYPKPVDVKMHHELPDFMSTRGGVPLRPGDGIIHSWLNRMLLPDTVGTGGDSHTRFPIGISFPAGSGLVAFGAATGVMPLDMPESVLVRFKGEMQPGITLRDLVNAIPLYAIKAGLLTVAKQGKKNIFSGRILEIEGLPNLKVEQAFELSDASAERSAGGCTVHLNKEPIIEYINSNITMLKWMIATGYSDVRTINRRIKAMEAWLANPELMHGDADAEYAAVIEIDLADIHEPIVACPNDPDDVKTLAEVEGSKIDEVFIGSCMTNIGHFRAASKLLENKRDIPVKLWMAPPTKMDAKQLSEEGHYGVLGSAGARMEMPGCSLCMGNQAQVKEGATVFSTSTRNFPNRLGKNSNVYLGSAELAAICSKLGRIPTKAEYMADMGVLTKDSAKIYQYLNFDKVKDYTDLADTVKDTASV
- a CDS encoding OmpA family protein, with amino-acid sequence MAHTLLSLRTSVIACTVAALALGGCANMSETQKGTATGAGIGALAGVIIGDSKGGAAIGAGLGALGGYVWSKHMQDKKAAMEQATAGTGVAVTQTADNQLKLNIPSDISFDTGRANIKPNLRPILDQFANGLQNQPNTEVRIIGHTDSTGSDAINEPLSLDRADSARDYLASRGVDARRILVAGRGSREPVADNNSDAGRARNRRVEIFLAERAVK
- a CDS encoding antibiotic biosynthesis monooxygenase — its product is MILEIADIRIHPGQQAAFDEAITRGLETVISKNAGCQGYKVNKGIESPERYVLQIFWTSVEAHNVGFRESPAFAEWRAIVGPFFASPPVVEHFELVTKSH
- a CDS encoding PhoH family protein, encoding MPLPPAPTKRAATLAREAYDVVAKSIKRTGTSRAPKAAANGSALQEKPQARSLEPVAELKREKPAPEAPKPIPSIDKPSEAPARNRNAALLQEPVPKRKAPKSIGPAKLFVLDTNVLMHDPMCLYRFEEHDIFLPMIVLEELDSNKKGMTEVARNARQTSRSLDALAGAKEADMGLGLKLDTTGHLEAGGKLFFQTQTLNYTLPISLPQGKADNQILGVVEALRPLHPGREVVLVSKDINMRVKARALGLAAEDYQSDKALDDGEFLYSGALALPADFWTKHGKTVESWQQGLYTFYRISGPIVPEMMVNQFVYFEAPGEPNLYARVTEIRAKTAVLKTLKDYNHLKHAVWGVTTRNREQNFAMNLLLDPEVDFVTLTGNAGTGKTLMALAAGLTQVLDERRYTEIIMTRATVSVGEDIGFLPGTEEEKMGPWMGALDDNLEVLAKTETSAGEWGRSATNELIRSRIKIKSMNFMRGRTFLNKYVIIDEAQNLTPKQMKTLITRAGPGTKIICMGNLQQIDTPYLTEGSSGLTFAVDKFKGWPHSGHIMLARGERSRLADFASEVL